The Enterococcus sp. 7F3_DIV0205 genome has a window encoding:
- a CDS encoding ammonium transporter — MKTGNIAFIMICSAMVFLMTPALAFFYGGLERRKNILNTMMMVICVMGLASVLWIILGYSMSFSGENLFVGNFDKLFFNHVSMTTGETIPEGLFAGFQMMFALITTAIITGAVVGRMRFSAIFLFIAIWSIVVYYPMAHMVWGGGFLDKIGSIDFAGGNVVHISSGIAGLVLAIVLGQRREYRQIEYRPHNIPFVVLGAGLLWFGWFGFNAGSALAADGLAIHAMLTTNTAAASGMLSWMLIEKLAIGKPTVVGACTGAVVGLVAITPGAGFVSLWSSFVLGALVSPFCYYFISFVKHKFGYDDALDAFGCHGVGGIFGGIMTGIFADPAVGGKTGLIYGGTELFVAQVASIAFTIVFSGAASFIIIKAIQLFMPIRVSAKEEALGLDRIEHDETAYPTFMGLDS; from the coding sequence ATGAAAACAGGAAATATTGCATTTATTATGATTTGTTCTGCAATGGTCTTTTTGATGACACCAGCCTTAGCATTTTTTTACGGAGGGTTGGAGCGCAGAAAAAATATTCTTAACACAATGATGATGGTGATTTGTGTAATGGGATTAGCGTCAGTACTTTGGATCATTCTGGGTTATTCTATGTCCTTTAGTGGAGAAAATTTATTTGTTGGAAATTTTGATAAGCTATTTTTTAATCATGTTTCAATGACAACCGGAGAAACGATTCCAGAAGGATTGTTTGCTGGATTTCAAATGATGTTTGCGCTGATCACCACAGCAATCATCACAGGTGCTGTGGTTGGGCGGATGCGATTTTCCGCGATCTTTTTGTTCATAGCTATTTGGTCAATCGTTGTTTATTATCCGATGGCTCATATGGTGTGGGGCGGAGGTTTTTTAGATAAAATAGGCTCGATCGATTTTGCAGGTGGAAATGTCGTTCATATTAGTTCGGGGATTGCAGGTCTTGTATTGGCGATCGTTTTAGGACAACGTCGTGAATATCGACAAATAGAATACCGACCTCATAATATTCCTTTTGTGGTATTAGGCGCAGGCTTACTCTGGTTCGGCTGGTTTGGGTTTAATGCAGGATCTGCACTGGCGGCTGATGGATTGGCGATCCATGCAATGCTTACGACGAATACGGCTGCAGCAAGCGGTATGCTTTCTTGGATGCTGATTGAAAAGTTAGCGATTGGAAAACCCACAGTTGTTGGTGCTTGTACGGGGGCTGTCGTAGGATTAGTTGCGATCACACCAGGTGCCGGTTTTGTTTCTCTTTGGAGCTCCTTTGTTCTTGGAGCATTAGTAAGCCCGTTTTGTTATTATTTTATTTCGTTCGTTAAGCATAAATTTGGGTATGATGATGCACTAGACGCATTCGGTTGTCATGGTGTCGGGGGAATTTTTGGTGGGATCATGACTGGGATATTTGCAGATCCAGCTGTGGGAGGAAAAACTGGACTGATTTATGGCGGGACTGAATTATTTGTAGCTCAAGTTGCTAGTATTGCTTTTACGATCGTATTTTCTGGAGCAGCTAGTTTTATTATTATCAAAGCAATTCAATTGTTTATGCCAATCCGTGTCTCAGCAAAAGAAGAAGCATTGGGCTTGGATCGCATCGAACATGATGAAACGGCTTATCCAACATTTATGGGGCTAGATTCTTAG
- a CDS encoding P-II family nitrogen regulator: MKKVEAIIQQEKLEELKVRMDHSFEALGMTVSQVLGFGNQKGLKEYVRGQEIITTLLPKVKVSFVVLDEEVEEIISLILAICQTGEVGDGKIFVYHVEEAIRIRTGERGANAI; this comes from the coding sequence ATGAAAAAAGTAGAGGCAATCATTCAGCAGGAAAAATTAGAAGAATTAAAAGTCAGAATGGACCACAGTTTTGAAGCACTAGGTATGACAGTAAGCCAAGTCTTAGGGTTTGGGAATCAAAAAGGTCTGAAAGAATATGTACGTGGTCAAGAAATCATCACGACATTGTTGCCTAAAGTAAAAGTCAGTTTTGTTGTTTTAGATGAAGAAGTAGAAGAAATTATTTCTTTGATTTTAGCTATTTGCCAAACTGGAGAAGTAGGAGACGGCAAAATATTTGTTTATCATGTTGAAGAAGCGATTCGAATCAGAACCGGTGAAAGAGGAGCAAATGCGATTTAA